CAGTAACCCTCGTGGGCCACGGCTTCGCCGTTATGAAAGTACGTGTCATCGAAGTAGCTGTTGCCCCAGAAGTCCGGGGTCTGCCCCACTCCGCCGCCCTTGTGCGCGACCACCTTCTGGAAGCCTCGGTCCTGTGGCCGGTAGGGGTAGTTGTCGCCCAGGTGCCACTTGCCGAACATGCCGGTGCGGTACCCACTGGCCGCAAACACGTCCGCCATCGTCACCTCGTCACGCCGCAGCAGCGACCGTCCCCAGCAGGTTGCCCAGGCACCGTTGCGGACCGGCAGGTGCCCGGTCATGATCGCCCCGCGCGTCGGCGTGCATAGGGGCGACACGTGGAAGTCCTGGCAGCGCACCGCATCGCGACTGAAGCTATCGATGTTCGGCGTCTGGATCCACGGGTTCCCCGTGCAGCCAAGATCGCCATATCCCTGGTCGTCCGTCAGGACCAGGATCACGTTGGGCCGGCTGCAGGTTGCCCTTTCTGACTCTCCTGTGCCTTGCTTGCTCATCGCTGATGGATCGCTCCAGTCGGACTTCGTCCGGGTCTTCGTACGTGCCGTGCGCTTCAGGCAAACTCGGCGGTGACCTCGTCGGCCAGGCGAGCCCATTCCCAGAGCCGCTGAGGCTCCCAGCGTACGGTGCTGATGTCTTTGAGGTGGATCTCCATCACGCAGCCTCCGCCGAGCGCTTGTTCCAGGTGCTCATGCAGGTAGCGTCGCACTTCCTCCGGCTGCCAGGTCTCACTGGCCAACCACGCCGGATTCGGCTTCCACGCAAAGATGAGGTCCGAGCCCACCTTCGGCACCGCGACCGAGAAGTCGACCCACGGACTCATCGAGATCTTCTTCAGGTTCGGGAAGGCCTCACGGATGATGTCCACCTTGTTGTGCAGCGGTTCACAGCACCCGTAGTAGGTCCAGCCGAAGCGCGAGTACCAGCGGGCCTCGTGCTGAAGCGCAAACTCCCTGTGCATCGCCGGCGAGACCTCCGAGAAGATCTGCGCCGCACCAACTCCCCACATCTCCTTGCAGGGCACGGTCAGCAGTCCCTGCTCCTCGTACTGGTCCAGCCGACAGATCCACGCGCTGACCAGGCGATCGACGATCTTGTGCACGTAGTCGGGGCGCAGCGCCATGTCCATCAGCACCTCCTGCACTCCCGTCCAGCGCACCAAATCATCCCAGGGGTTGAACCAGAAGCTGCCCACGCCCTGCTTCACGACCGGCATGATGCCCTCGAAGATCTGGCTGCGTGCCTCGAACTGTTCCTCCGTCTTCGCCACGTCGTGATGCACCCGGGGGAACTGGATCTTCTCAGCGTCGCTCTCCTCTTTGATCTGGATATGGAAATGGCGCGACACCACGTCGCTGCTCTCACTCGTCTTCCGGATGTCGACGTCCTCGCGGATGCCGAAACCGGTGTCCACGATGCACAGCGGCTGGACCATCGCTTCACCGACGATCATGTCGCCCTGGTAGTGCCGCCACTTGTAGAGGGTTCGGCGCAGGTTCTGCTCGATGCCTCGACAGAAGTTCTCCTGGCAATGCAGGTCCAGCTCGCCTTCGACGTTCAGCTCATTCCACGGCTCCTGGTAGATATGAACCGGCGGCTTGGCCTGTTCGAGTCGGTCGATTCGCGCCTTCAGCTCACGACGCTCCTGCTGAATCGGCAGCGACGCGATCTCGGCCACCTGCTCACCCAATCCGCGTAGGATGTCCACGTCTCCCGGTGGTATCTGCATGGGGACCTCCCTGCCACCAAGCGCTTGCACGGGTCGCGCCGACCGGCACTACACAATCTCGACCGCTTTCCCCGTGGCCGCCGACTCGTAGATGCCGTCCGTGATCTGTTGCATGACCAGCGCACGCTCCAGGCTCGTGGTGGGCTGTCCGCCTTCACGAATGGCCCGCGCGAAGTCCTCCAGCAGCACGAGGTTCGAGCTGCCGACGTCGTCGCCTTCCCAGATCGTCTGGGTGGAGACGCCTTCCTTAGCATCGGAAGTGTCGAGCAGTATCTTCTTGTTCTTGGGCTCGCGCATATGCATCCGCAGCGAACCCTTGGAGCCGAGGATCTGCCAGGCCTCATCGTTGGCTGCGGAGACGAACTCGCCGCGCTCGAAGCTGATGACCGTCCCGCCCTCGCACACGATCAGGGTTGCGAAGTGGTTCTCGGCGTCGGAGGCCGGGTCGACACGCGCCTTCAGATGCGACGCCAGCGGCCAGGCCTGCGCCAGAACCGTCCGCGGCTTCAGTTGCCAGCCGGTGAGTCCCAGCAGATAGTCGAGGTCATAGCAGCCCCAGTTCACGAGGATGCCGCCGCCGTTGAGTCCCTTGTTCACGCGCCAGGGCGGCGGCGGGTTGGTCGGCTCCGGACCAGCCGCGATGATCGCTCGCGCCCTGATGACACGCAGGTCACCCAGCACACCACTGGCCACACACTCCTGGGCCGCACGTGCCGACGGTGTCAGACGAAACCGCGGCGAGCAGCAGCCGATCACACGGTCACCCCGAGCCGCCATCATGTCCTTGACCTGCTGCACGCTCATCGCCACGGGCTTCTCCACCAGCACGTGTTTGCCTTTGGCCAGGGCCCGCATCGCCAGAGGCGACCTGACCCCGGTGGGCATCGCCAGCACGACCGCCTCGACGTTGTCGTCCTCGAGTAGTTCGTCACCGCTGCTGTAGGCTACCGGGATGTTGTACTTCTCCTTAGCCGCCTGCACGCGCTCCTCGATCAGGTCGGCGACGGCTACCACGTCGATCAGCGATGACTGCGCCGTGCTGGGAAGGTGGGCTCCATTGCCGATCACGCCGCAGCCGATGATGCCGAGTCGCAGGGGTTCCATGGGTCCTTCTCCTTGTCCCGTCAGGCAGGGCTCTTGCCGGGGAGCCTGCCTCTCACGGGTCTGGTTTCACAATCCGGTGTCGTCGCAGGACGGCACGGCTGCCCACTTCTCTCCTCACAAGGCTCTGACCTGCGGCACTGGAGCAGGTGGCCGAGGCCACAGGGTCGAACCGTCCTGCCGCAACAGACGCCGGCAATACCGACGCACATGACACGATAGCAGGGAGCGCTTCACCATGCGCACCGGAAGACTGCACGAACCCATGGGACACTTCACGGCAAAGCTCTGGTGGGCTGCAGCGACGGCACTCGCGGTTCTAGGTACAGCCGTCGCCTTCGGTCAGGGCGCGCCACAACAGGAGGCACCAATGCAGAGCCCAGTTATCCGCGAGCAGTACGAGTGGTCGAATATCTGGTGGGACTGCGCCAATGACGCGAAGCTACCCCGGGTCCTGCTCATCGGCGACTCGATCTCCGTCGGCTACAGCCCGGTTGCCACGAAGCTGCTCAAGGACAAGGTGCACGTCGACCGCCTCGGCACCTCGCGCAGCATCAATGACCCGATGTTGCTCAAAGAGACCGCCATCGTGCTGGAGGGAACCCCCTACCTGGTCATCCACGTTAACAACGGCCTGCACGGCTTCCACCTCACGGGACCCCAGTACGCCGAGGGTCTGCGCAAGTACCTCTCCATGCTGCGTGGTCTGTGTCCACAGGCGAAGGTGATCTGG
The nucleotide sequence above comes from Armatimonadia bacterium. Encoded proteins:
- a CDS encoding Gfo/Idh/MocA family oxidoreductase is translated as MEPLRLGIIGCGVIGNGAHLPSTAQSSLIDVVAVADLIEERVQAAKEKYNIPVAYSSGDELLEDDNVEAVVLAMPTGVRSPLAMRALAKGKHVLVEKPVAMSVQQVKDMMAARGDRVIGCCSPRFRLTPSARAAQECVASGVLGDLRVIRARAIIAAGPEPTNPPPPWRVNKGLNGGGILVNWGCYDLDYLLGLTGWQLKPRTVLAQAWPLASHLKARVDPASDAENHFATLIVCEGGTVISFERGEFVSAANDEAWQILGSKGSLRMHMREPKNKKILLDTSDAKEGVSTQTIWEGDDVGSSNLVLLEDFARAIREGGQPTTSLERALVMQQITDGIYESAATGKAVEIV
- a CDS encoding GDSL-type esterase/lipase family protein, which gives rise to MQSPVIREQYEWSNIWWDCANDAKLPRVLLIGDSISVGYSPVATKLLKDKVHVDRLGTSRSINDPMLLKETAIVLEGTPYLVIHVNNGLHGFHLTGPQYAEGLRKYLSMLRGLCPQAKVIWATSTPITARDDTKTLDAKNEVVLTRNEVAAPVAAEFGLPTDNLYQVVVGKPELRAGDGYHYNAAGYDLLGAAVAESIRKALP